In Bacteroides coprosuis DSM 18011, the following are encoded in one genomic region:
- a CDS encoding hypothetical protein (KEGG: bfs:BF1577 hypothetical protein~SPTR: Putative uncharacterized protein;~IMG reference gene:2504107333) — protein MKGTIRNIAYILLLPAMTFTSCIRDEIEDCSPLQINIAVKDKNYFNVDNVEAEQRKDDNLAFREYVPTLYYVLRDLNTGDVVEESGVFEVKGDKQILPIDLCPCIPHGRYVLTVWGGMSNLDAISEDGLSLDLNPNSMEGEDIYMTNDTILYDAWHNNQTVEMERTKGKLIIEKKWECLLEGINGSRKEINGIYDNVNNAFKYTSITDVLATHLWEPEQNIITKTVLSPSLKENGTKLHLDFINASDPSSPLLTPKDVKITMKRNELTVLRYVWDCEKQGFIIYALLNNSWTIISQMDIEEE, from the coding sequence ATGAAAGGAACAATCAGAAATATAGCGTACATTCTATTGCTACCTGCCATGACATTCACGTCTTGCATTCGTGACGAGATTGAAGATTGTTCACCGCTCCAAATCAACATAGCAGTCAAGGACAAAAACTATTTCAATGTCGATAATGTCGAAGCAGAGCAGCGTAAGGACGATAATCTTGCCTTCCGCGAATATGTGCCGACTCTCTACTATGTATTGCGTGATTTGAATACGGGCGACGTTGTTGAAGAGTCGGGTGTGTTTGAGGTCAAGGGCGACAAGCAAATTCTTCCGATTGATCTCTGCCCCTGTATTCCTCATGGCAGGTATGTCCTGACAGTATGGGGTGGCATGAGCAACCTTGATGCGATAAGTGAAGATGGTCTCTCGCTTGACCTTAATCCCAATAGTATGGAGGGAGAAGACATCTATATGACCAACGACACCATACTCTATGATGCATGGCATAACAACCAAACAGTGGAAATGGAGCGGACAAAAGGCAAGCTCATTATTGAAAAAAAATGGGAATGTTTGCTCGAAGGAATCAACGGTTCACGGAAAGAAATAAATGGCATTTATGACAATGTGAATAACGCCTTCAAATATACAAGTATTACAGATGTCTTGGCAACTCATCTATGGGAACCGGAGCAGAACATAATAACTAAAACGGTGCTTTCACCCTCTTTGAAAGAGAATGGAACGAAGCTGCATCTTGATTTTATCAATGCGTCAGACCCTTCGAGCCCGTTGCTTACTCCCAAAGATGTGAAAATAACCATGAAAAGGAACGAATTGACTGTCCTGCGTTATGTGTGGGATTGCGAAAAGCAAGGTTTTATCATCTATGCTTTGCTGAACAATTCATGGACGATTATCAGTCAGATGGATATTGAGGAAGAATAA
- a CDS encoding hypothetical protein (KEGG: bfr:BF1565 hypothetical protein~SPTR: Putative uncharacterized protein;~IMG reference gene:2504107328) — MKTSYIGLLLCAAIAFTSCDNDADSLLDKPISGNVEGNVPEGYFRATFFPQPAGLVANTRAAVNGNSEQIQSLVCLIYQKQEDGTYRYHTEKTVLKYEGTVGNITPQIYEWPLKQEINFELPNGDYKAVFVGNADKNLFINQQDNEILTEYNGNFASARINMPEMGPKGFNQYNMFYLCTVDFSPANPSPNVLMQRAVAENVYGRDMIDDNKAVSMLVDNLVKQIRENNLTTDIVKGLLRSSILDALSKATGLDVIAGSLTTIVDRLVNMILGDVVEALNEQLLKEVTKRLEAALKGEGGAGNSLLGLNYILNPWTTVNAVDVTYSSLPKSIDFNRICRSYYPETTWKNIPVTKINNLGKLNVLSLCGEGKLKRIDVNRDSEKYKLLLASLLEKLDEQALNGLLVDIHKPLSYQMQSNLQYSTTFELLNLTFSDFSEDHTGEPLELNIVLNDIVNLEEVVKQLLGDNILSGIVGGLTNQLLQPLLDALNNVVIKPLNIRLPGLNLNNIQLEGSWDATYVSDGTIAPSVTQ, encoded by the coding sequence ATGAAAACATCATATATAGGATTATTATTGTGCGCAGCCATTGCGTTTACATCATGCGACAATGATGCGGATTCATTGTTGGACAAACCTATAAGCGGCAATGTGGAAGGAAACGTACCGGAGGGGTATTTCCGTGCGACATTCTTTCCTCAACCGGCAGGTTTAGTCGCAAACACCCGTGCTGCAGTTAACGGAAATTCCGAGCAGATACAATCTTTAGTGTGCCTAATCTACCAAAAACAGGAAGACGGAACGTACAGGTATCATACAGAAAAAACGGTATTGAAGTATGAAGGAACTGTAGGAAATATCACACCCCAGATATACGAGTGGCCTCTAAAGCAGGAAATAAATTTTGAACTTCCAAATGGGGATTACAAGGCTGTATTTGTTGGTAATGCCGACAAGAATCTTTTCATAAATCAACAGGACAATGAAATTCTGACTGAATACAATGGGAACTTCGCGTCTGCACGTATCAATATGCCTGAAATGGGACCAAAAGGTTTCAACCAATACAATATGTTCTATCTATGTACGGTTGACTTCAGCCCGGCTAATCCTTCCCCCAACGTATTGATGCAACGTGCGGTTGCCGAAAATGTTTACGGTCGTGACATGATTGATGACAACAAGGCTGTATCCATGTTGGTAGACAATCTTGTCAAGCAAATCCGCGAAAATAATCTCACGACTGATATTGTAAAAGGTCTGCTAAGATCTTCCATACTGGATGCTTTAAGTAAAGCAACCGGGCTTGATGTGATTGCTGGAAGCCTCACAACAATCGTTGACCGTTTGGTAAATATGATATTGGGAGATGTGGTAGAAGCATTAAATGAGCAATTGCTTAAAGAGGTAACAAAACGTCTTGAAGCGGCCTTGAAGGGTGAAGGTGGCGCAGGTAATAGTTTGCTTGGTTTGAACTATATTCTCAACCCGTGGACTACGGTAAATGCTGTTGATGTGACTTATTCGTCCTTACCTAAGAGCATAGATTTTAATCGCATCTGCCGTTCATATTATCCTGAAACGACATGGAAAAACATTCCAGTAACCAAAATTAATAATCTTGGTAAATTGAATGTGCTTAGCCTTTGCGGAGAAGGGAAACTTAAGAGAATAGACGTAAATCGTGATAGCGAAAAGTATAAATTATTACTTGCCTCGCTGCTGGAAAAATTGGATGAGCAAGCCCTTAATGGTTTGCTTGTAGATATTCACAAACCTTTGAGTTATCAGATGCAATCCAATTTGCAGTATAGCACTACATTTGAACTTTTGAATCTGACGTTTAGTGACTTCAGCGAAGATCATACAGGAGAACCGCTGGAACTTAACATTGTGCTAAATGATATAGTTAATCTGGAAGAAGTAGTCAAGCAATTATTGGGCGATAATATTCTTTCCGGCATTGTGGGTGGCTTGACCAACCAATTGTTGCAACCACTGCTTGACGCTCTGAACAATGTGGTGATAAAACCGCTAAACATTCGTTTACCGGGATTAAATCTCAATAATATACAATTGGAAGGTTCTTGGGATGCGACCTATGTTTCAGATGGTACGATAGCTCCGTCAGTTACGCAATGA
- a CDS encoding hypothetical protein (KEGG: pdi:BDI_2883 hypothetical protein~SPTR: Putative uncharacterized protein;~IMG reference gene:2504107331): MNRVFIPVMLAAVILSSCTDNELDYGPSPEKMQSRAAIEVTSPGGLIQQADGTWKSDNCRVPIVGPGRVINEINSSTVNVIGVSNGALNNIVDTVITNACNIPVAISAGVAYTPIVSVKDLYHVYAAKQKVGFVYKDTEVGGAKLLDLSLLKGLTLETYLNGQKQESVYTADETTTLKLDLLSFNVGNSVADRVLSFDASKPFNEVRMSFTGVDATVASNIALAVKYAFVGENPEIRATSEAQFNSYWTGGTPAISKSNIASSDNLIDNDLDNSAPFMSQLGIRSYARINLKRSISAGTEVGFYYSTNKVLGLDLFGQAAPTLTSYDTDNKEVEESTPATSLLSLSLIGFSGQTLTNMVTTQECSQIEFKHPAGLLNLGGMNVYYAYIREGVRLDPSNYFTFGDDVTYNYSYRLPEATKGNVTYTILSEPYGSNPSVQNGNILIGMSHDGAYRIQALYTAPDGRQLSHTATITHKSVNGNAGCNKAITAASHGAYAVEALGWKGCLLCLFNGSNNMNNVVDQNPDNYATTNQLASVLEWNPVAAFKMNTSVSAAGKIRTGFVVQANTMLLDLSALSFFKIKLYDGDNLINNDVTTGNSSVHLSLIGSANDKVRLSIETDQPFDRIELWRKGVADVLTSMRIYSIFYEDPSCDESSGMGGCMELMTNLKDDLQIDYNKTLIGAGLLSVGNTFKNLDYLLDGSLETGALLNDGVSLGGSTIALKFRKQKANQSIGLVFGNMGDLLSVNLSKVGELKVYNGDTKVASTADFDILGASLISHGGYTYIEVTPEQEFDRIEFTVGGLQLLNTSKICGVFIRPDSDGDGIPNCADTDDDGDKLEIEDAAFHTCYGNVLNIPVSGTPADSELSIWCYNDENKKDITINATISGGQIVIPARALPVGRYMLYIYSADNSQLLAYDVNAVIHPQVTIWKTNAASTEWNEWANWTDGSPWSCTNVIIPANAKQYPELSSNEKNYCRNIHFESGAEVVGTHHLTMGGKVFVDKTLQGGHYYLLSAPLQEMYTGDMFISPNANWGKDKYFTVLSAENYKEVRNQPIVYQHFWNGAAIEKDEELNGTDVGTARWSTDFNAVNTKYAVGQGFLFKAGSSNDRNNYTFRFPKEHTQYSYFRSNGTSTGKSESIDRTVADIGRFAMSIPRKITLNNREKGKTFLMGNPFMTHINVAKLMEANSEIEEIRVCSGNSYNKDATIESQTVSSKDNSNLLVAPMEAFFVVTKDETTSLEITLNENMLMQKHKVTKKSRR, encoded by the coding sequence ATGAACAGAGTTTTTATACCGGTGATGCTTGCAGCCGTCATTCTCAGTTCGTGTACTGATAACGAACTTGATTACGGACCTTCTCCGGAGAAAATGCAAAGCCGGGCGGCAATCGAAGTGACAAGCCCCGGAGGTCTGATACAGCAAGCCGATGGGACTTGGAAGAGCGATAACTGTCGTGTGCCCATTGTTGGACCGGGACGTGTAATCAACGAAATCAATTCCTCTACCGTCAATGTAATCGGCGTTAGCAACGGGGCGTTGAATAACATTGTGGATACAGTTATAACCAATGCTTGCAATATTCCTGTGGCGATCAGCGCGGGCGTTGCATACACGCCCATTGTGTCGGTCAAGGACCTTTATCATGTATATGCCGCCAAACAAAAGGTTGGATTCGTGTATAAGGATACTGAGGTAGGCGGTGCTAAATTGCTTGACCTCAGTCTTCTTAAAGGGTTGACATTGGAGACCTATCTTAACGGCCAAAAGCAAGAATCCGTATATACAGCCGATGAGACAACGACACTCAAACTTGACCTGCTGTCGTTCAATGTAGGTAATTCCGTAGCTGACCGTGTACTTTCCTTTGATGCAAGCAAACCATTCAACGAGGTGCGCATGAGTTTCACCGGAGTTGATGCCACGGTTGCATCCAACATAGCTTTGGCTGTGAAATATGCCTTTGTGGGCGAGAACCCCGAAATTCGCGCTACATCCGAGGCGCAGTTCAACAGTTATTGGACAGGGGGAACACCAGCTATCAGCAAAAGTAATATCGCATCATCTGACAATCTTATAGACAACGATTTGGACAATTCCGCACCGTTCATGTCGCAATTAGGCATTCGCTCCTATGCCCGAATAAATTTGAAGCGTTCGATTTCTGCCGGAACAGAAGTGGGATTTTATTATAGTACCAACAAAGTGCTCGGTCTTGACTTATTCGGTCAAGCAGCCCCCACATTGACCTCTTATGATACCGACAATAAAGAGGTTGAAGAATCTACACCTGCAACATCTTTATTAAGCCTGAGTCTGATTGGTTTTTCCGGACAGACACTCACTAATATGGTCACAACGCAAGAGTGTTCGCAAATAGAGTTCAAACATCCTGCCGGTTTGCTAAATTTAGGTGGCATGAATGTTTATTACGCCTATATCCGGGAAGGTGTTAGACTTGATCCCTCGAATTATTTCACATTTGGCGATGATGTTACATACAACTATTCATATCGGTTGCCGGAAGCAACAAAAGGAAACGTGACCTATACTATATTGTCGGAACCATACGGTTCAAATCCTTCCGTGCAGAATGGAAACATTCTCATTGGCATGAGCCATGATGGTGCTTACCGAATACAAGCATTGTATACTGCTCCTGACGGACGACAACTTAGTCATACGGCTACAATCACGCACAAATCTGTAAATGGGAATGCCGGATGTAACAAAGCCATCACTGCCGCTTCTCATGGCGCATATGCAGTGGAAGCACTCGGATGGAAGGGTTGCCTGCTTTGTCTGTTTAATGGTAGCAACAATATGAACAATGTTGTAGATCAGAACCCGGACAATTATGCTACAACCAATCAACTGGCATCGGTTCTGGAATGGAATCCTGTGGCTGCATTCAAGATGAACACGTCAGTATCAGCAGCTGGAAAGATTCGTACAGGATTTGTGGTACAGGCAAATACAATGCTGCTCGATTTGAGTGCGCTGAGTTTTTTCAAAATAAAACTTTATGACGGCGATAACCTTATCAACAATGATGTGACAACAGGAAATTCAAGCGTACATCTGAGTTTGATAGGCTCTGCCAATGACAAAGTGCGTCTCAGCATTGAAACAGACCAACCGTTTGACCGGATTGAACTATGGCGCAAAGGTGTAGCGGATGTACTCACATCCATGCGGATATATAGCATTTTCTATGAAGATCCATCATGTGATGAATCCTCCGGTATGGGTGGCTGCATGGAGCTAATGACAAATTTGAAAGATGACTTGCAAATAGATTATAACAAGACACTGATTGGTGCAGGTCTCCTGTCTGTCGGAAATACATTCAAAAACTTGGATTATCTACTCGATGGCAGTTTGGAAACGGGAGCTTTGCTCAACGACGGAGTTTCTTTAGGTGGATCTACAATCGCATTGAAGTTCCGAAAGCAAAAAGCCAACCAGTCTATTGGATTGGTGTTTGGCAATATGGGAGATTTACTTTCTGTAAACTTATCCAAAGTTGGAGAATTGAAAGTTTATAATGGAGATACCAAAGTTGCAAGCACTGCTGATTTTGACATTTTGGGAGCCAGCCTAATTTCACATGGCGGATATACATATATTGAAGTAACTCCCGAACAGGAGTTTGACCGCATTGAGTTCACTGTCGGCGGATTACAACTGCTGAATACCTCAAAAATATGCGGAGTATTTATCCGCCCTGATTCCGATGGCGACGGCATTCCCAACTGCGCTGATACCGATGATGATGGTGACAAACTGGAAATAGAGGACGCAGCATTTCATACATGCTATGGCAATGTCTTGAATATTCCGGTCAGTGGAACTCCGGCAGATTCCGAATTAAGTATTTGGTGTTATAATGATGAAAACAAAAAAGATATAACCATCAATGCCACCATTTCCGGCGGACAGATCGTTATTCCTGCACGGGCGTTGCCTGTTGGTCGTTATATGCTCTATATTTATTCGGCAGACAACAGTCAACTATTGGCTTATGATGTCAACGCCGTCATTCACCCACAGGTGACAATTTGGAAAACCAATGCTGCATCAACGGAGTGGAACGAATGGGCGAATTGGACGGACGGTAGTCCGTGGTCGTGTACCAATGTCATTATTCCGGCAAATGCCAAACAATATCCGGAACTTTCAAGCAATGAAAAGAACTATTGCAGGAACATCCATTTTGAAAGTGGTGCAGAAGTAGTCGGCACACATCATCTCACAATGGGAGGCAAAGTGTTTGTTGATAAAACACTACAAGGTGGGCACTATTATCTGCTTTCCGCCCCGTTGCAGGAAATGTACACCGGTGATATGTTCATATCTCCAAATGCAAATTGGGGAAAAGACAAGTATTTTACCGTTTTGTCTGCTGAAAACTATAAAGAAGTCCGTAACCAACCAATCGTATATCAACACTTCTGGAATGGTGCGGCAATAGAAAAAGATGAGGAGTTAAACGGAACCGATGTCGGAACAGCACGTTGGTCCACGGATTTCAACGCTGTAAACACGAAGTATGCCGTAGGACAAGGTTTTTTGTTCAAAGCGGGTTCGTCCAATGATAGGAATAATTATACATTCCGTTTTCCTAAGGAACATACCCAGTATTCCTATTTCCGTTCCAATGGCACTTCCACCGGGAAATCAGAGTCAATAGATAGAACGGTTGCGGATATCGGGCGTTTTGCTATGAGTATTCCTCGGAAAATTACACTCAATAACCGAGAAAAAGGCAAGACATTCCTTATGGGCAATCCGTTTATGACACATATCAATGTGGCAAAACTGATGGAGGCAAACTCTGAAATTGAAGAAATACGAGTGTGTAGCGGCAATTCATACAATAAAGATGCGACTATTGAAAGTCAGACAGTTTCAAGCAAGGACAACTCCAATCTACTGGTTGCTCCGATGGAAGCGTTCTTTGTTGTAACCAAGGATGAAACCACATCACTTGAAATCACATTGAACGAGAATATGCTTATGCAGAAACATAAGGTAACGAAAAAATCAAGGAGATAA
- a CDS encoding hypothetical protein (KEGG: bcb:BCB4264_A1130 wall-associated protein~SPTR: Putative uncharacterized protein;~IMG reference gene:2504107329), with product MSRFFLLSSMAIALAGALSSCSSESNLLPESERTSTTFHIGLNTQSRAAQSLNLANYDAKMYLYEGRDNDDGIVGYSQVRELELTDNYLTVEDLNTKTSYKAVFLAVPKGQTPKLPDLYSADIVPSYKEATTGYINGNEDETDKHIFRSILSFVASANTGTQSTVLTRQNGALEVRIKNIPDMQSVKLQVKGHTTMYIHDGTGGQVVTNGEPIVLSKTITDGLGASEVRVKINLLPQENITDVAGTDNYLEITTSVGTTKYPIKSDHSTIPIYPNQITWLTLGNGSGNFDVSFSGNINIEDEEWDGWIDNF from the coding sequence ATGAGCAGATTCTTTTTATTATCAAGCATGGCGATAGCATTGGCAGGAGCCTTATCGTCATGTTCTTCGGAGTCCAATCTGTTACCGGAATCCGAGAGAACATCAACCACTTTTCATATCGGACTCAACACCCAGTCTCGTGCCGCCCAAAGTCTTAATCTTGCCAATTATGACGCAAAAATGTATCTATATGAAGGTCGAGACAATGATGATGGCATAGTCGGCTATTCGCAGGTACGTGAATTGGAATTGACAGATAATTACCTTACGGTTGAAGATCTCAATACGAAAACAAGCTACAAAGCGGTTTTTCTCGCAGTTCCAAAAGGTCAAACTCCAAAACTGCCGGACTTATATAGTGCGGATATAGTTCCATCATACAAAGAAGCCACTACTGGATACATCAATGGCAATGAAGATGAAACAGACAAACATATTTTTAGAAGCATTCTAAGTTTCGTCGCTTCTGCAAATACCGGAACACAATCCACCGTACTTACAAGGCAGAACGGAGCTTTGGAAGTTAGAATAAAGAACATACCTGATATGCAGTCGGTAAAGCTCCAAGTGAAAGGGCATACGACCATGTATATTCACGACGGCACAGGCGGACAAGTAGTAACAAACGGTGAACCTATTGTATTGTCCAAGACTATAACCGATGGACTTGGAGCTTCTGAGGTCAGAGTCAAGATAAATCTTCTACCACAGGAGAATATCACCGATGTTGCCGGGACAGACAATTATCTTGAAATAACTACCTCAGTCGGGACAACAAAATATCCGATAAAGTCCGACCACTCCACGATACCGATATATCCTAACCAGATAACTTGGTTGACACTCGGAAACGGAAGCGGAAACTTCGATGTCAGCTTCAGCGGCAACATCAATATTGAGGATGAAGAATGGGACGGATGGATTGATAATTTTTAA
- a CDS encoding hypothetical protein (KEGG: bfr:BF1563 hypothetical protein~SPTR: Putative uncharacterized protein;~IMG reference gene:2504107332) translates to MKKNVLFAAAAGIMLFSACSNDEDVIIDGANDVNVSGEITLALNAGGSGAETRSARPVYSSEAYSEVTDVELKLFKKNGENWEAATGVTTDLAEGWAISNWGTQNAVSPGTTDNKTTKTVKLKNLDKSAEYKLVAYGYKKELKTTLDWTAALAVATPNVGEDVEDVEDVEEIFAGEKVFSTNDKGKISTTPVQVEMRREVAGVLGYFKNIPEKVGETTVKSVRVYASSSNTAYNIPSLALQNQCGIVGTGKVTILNLTIPTDGVTVTDSIYNWAGKNETNLKTEDNSLLGGCFLVPFAKVDGKATFTIALCDEDGNDLKTWTGVLDQTQTGEDNSKIFNVNRNYFYSFGKKLKAGTTTGPDPENPDPDEPIDLSVNNEITIILNNAWGVIHNMGIEED, encoded by the coding sequence ATGAAGAAAAACGTTCTATTCGCGGCAGCAGCAGGCATAATGCTGTTCTCCGCATGTTCCAATGATGAAGATGTCATCATTGATGGTGCAAACGACGTAAACGTCTCAGGTGAAATTACATTAGCTCTCAATGCCGGTGGCAGCGGTGCCGAAACACGTTCCGCTCGTCCGGTGTATAGCTCTGAGGCGTACAGCGAAGTAACGGATGTTGAGCTCAAGCTCTTCAAGAAAAACGGTGAGAACTGGGAGGCTGCGACCGGCGTTACCACAGACCTTGCCGAGGGTTGGGCAATCAGCAATTGGGGAACCCAAAATGCCGTTTCTCCCGGCACAACCGACAACAAGACAACCAAGACTGTCAAGCTGAAGAACCTTGACAAGTCAGCAGAGTACAAACTGGTTGCCTATGGCTACAAAAAAGAGTTGAAAACAACTCTTGACTGGACTGCCGCTCTTGCAGTTGCAACTCCTAACGTTGGAGAGGATGTTGAGGATGTTGAGGATGTTGAGGAAATCTTTGCCGGAGAAAAAGTATTCTCCACTAACGACAAAGGCAAAATCAGCACAACTCCTGTTCAGGTAGAAATGCGCCGTGAAGTTGCCGGTGTTCTTGGTTATTTCAAGAATATCCCTGAAAAAGTAGGAGAAACAACGGTTAAATCTGTCCGTGTGTATGCTTCTTCAAGCAATACCGCCTACAACATTCCTTCACTTGCGTTGCAGAACCAGTGTGGTATTGTTGGTACTGGAAAAGTTACAATTCTGAATCTTACAATTCCTACTGATGGTGTAACAGTTACTGACAGTATCTACAATTGGGCAGGCAAGAATGAAACCAACCTCAAAACAGAGGATAATTCACTCCTCGGCGGTTGCTTCCTCGTTCCATTTGCAAAAGTGGACGGCAAGGCAACATTTACCATCGCCTTGTGTGATGAAGACGGTAATGACCTGAAAACTTGGACCGGTGTTCTTGATCAGACTCAGACAGGTGAAGATAATTCTAAAATCTTCAACGTGAACCGTAACTATTTCTACTCGTTTGGTAAGAAACTTAAGGCAGGTACAACCACTGGACCTGACCCCGAAAATCCCGATCCGGACGAACCCATTGACTTGAGCGTTAACAATGAAATCACAATTATCCTGAACAACGCTTGGGGTGTTATACACAACATGGGTATTGAGGAAGACTAA
- a CDS encoding hypothetical protein (KEGG: bfr:BF1563 hypothetical protein~SPTR: Putative uncharacterized protein;~IMG reference gene:2504107330), giving the protein MKNIIKIRHLIYGLAAMLVYGCSENDTLPLEEPSDSRYSIAITVKNNSLASTRTAVVDPGEDIYGKQHATRVQLYIYKQENEDYTCVASEDISWKHLDGAMTGLDTRQQGYRTKYQDYEDDTQYMFLAVGFDDTFTGTSDSPTFQNANSVAAYGNPGSVATIDKKLSEEHFKLQDGISINLIAQSELFAGSETFTKQQLKDGTALSHPIILYRRVAGVMGYFKKLPAEIEGTEVAHVKLRLYTPQNREIWFLPQMPIGYDSPDMVPDKEYTDYITSGSDNDAERVIASYEVKPEDNGVFSLSAYLLPIAASMGIGQSTLELVMTDSDGNELARRRIFYQPDNKTSTRSGTGIIDTPENEDDSQAMHYPIRANHFYRMGKHNKPIDLSGQTSDIYIEIDTVWDEYYGGAMDNGNVPPGLGIDKEWGEHDGGTLGGDKK; this is encoded by the coding sequence ATGAAAAATATTATAAAAATAAGACATCTGATTTACGGTCTGGCGGCAATGCTGGTATATGGATGTTCGGAGAATGACACACTTCCTTTGGAAGAACCCTCTGACAGTAGATATTCCATTGCCATTACTGTAAAAAACAATTCACTTGCGTCAACGCGCACCGCTGTTGTTGATCCCGGAGAAGATATATATGGCAAACAACACGCAACACGTGTCCAATTGTATATCTATAAGCAGGAAAACGAGGACTATACCTGTGTGGCAAGTGAAGATATAAGTTGGAAACACCTTGACGGGGCAATGACCGGACTAGATACTCGCCAACAGGGATATCGGACTAAGTATCAGGATTACGAAGATGACACACAATATATGTTTCTTGCAGTGGGTTTTGACGACACGTTTACAGGAACATCAGACAGCCCTACGTTCCAGAATGCAAATTCGGTGGCAGCCTATGGGAATCCCGGAAGTGTTGCAACCATAGACAAGAAATTGTCAGAAGAGCATTTCAAGTTACAAGATGGTATATCCATAAACTTGATTGCCCAATCGGAATTGTTTGCCGGAAGCGAAACATTTACCAAGCAACAGCTGAAAGATGGGACAGCATTGTCCCACCCGATAATCCTATACCGTCGTGTGGCGGGAGTAATGGGCTATTTCAAGAAACTGCCTGCTGAAATAGAAGGGACTGAAGTCGCTCATGTAAAACTCAGACTTTACACACCCCAAAACAGGGAAATATGGTTTTTACCACAAATGCCAATTGGATATGATTCCCCGGATATGGTTCCAGACAAGGAATATACGGACTACATCACATCCGGCAGCGATAATGATGCGGAGCGTGTCATCGCAAGTTATGAAGTCAAACCGGAGGATAACGGAGTTTTCTCTCTTTCGGCCTATTTGCTACCTATTGCAGCGAGCATGGGAATAGGACAAAGCACACTGGAATTGGTAATGACCGATTCTGATGGAAATGAACTTGCGCGGCGCAGGATATTTTATCAGCCTGATAATAAAACATCAACACGCAGTGGTACAGGCATTATTGACACACCGGAAAACGAAGATGATAGCCAAGCGATGCACTATCCCATACGTGCCAACCATTTTTACCGAATGGGAAAACATAATAAACCGATAGACCTGAGCGGACAGACAAGCGATATATACATCGAAATAGATACCGTGTGGGATGAATATTATGGAGGGGCAATGGATAATGGTAATGTACCTCCCGGTTTGGGCATTGACAAGGAATGGGGTGAACATGATGGAGGAACACTTGGGGGAGATAAAAAATAA